TTCCAGTTTCATCATAACCATTTGTAAGAAACATAATATCATCGTATGATAAGTAGAATCCCCCTAGAAAATAATCCGATTCATCTGGTTCTCCCATTTTCCCAATTATGTCAGTACCTTTATCCCCTATTCCAAATTCAATGCCGTCTATTTTTCCTTCATATGCAGATTTTAATAACTTCTCTTTTGGCTGCCCTTCAGTTACTACCTCACTGTTATCAGATCCATCAGTATTATCCTCTTTATCCTCTGCTTTATTATCTGTCTCATTATTTTCTTCCTGCTCATTTTCCTTAGGAGCCTCGATATTTGTACCCTTATCCCCTGCTCCATTGTTCGATACTTCTTTGCCTTTACATGCTGAAAAGCTTACTAAAACACCTACTACCATTAATAATACAACTATTTTCTTCATTTGTTTCAGCTCCTTTGCTATTTTATAC
Above is a genomic segment from Alkaliphilus oremlandii OhILAs containing:
- a CDS encoding YjgB family protein; this translates as MKKIVVLLMVVGVLVSFSACKGKEVSNNGAGDKGTNIEAPKENEQEENNETDNKAEDKEDNTDGSDNSEVVTEGQPKEKLLKSAYEGKIDGIEFGIGDKGTDIIGKMGEPDESDYFLGGFYLSYDDIMFLTNGYDETGKVVSILFFDKNAEVFGIKLGMTTKEIEKVLGTADEVISAKDNEQSELYMDNWTTRYKLGSYELTFVHEDKDGPVEWFSLWQK